The Patagioenas fasciata isolate bPatFas1 chromosome 35, bPatFas1.hap1, whole genome shotgun sequence genome has a window encoding:
- the LOC136114322 gene encoding uncharacterized protein isoform X10 — MGRWGALGGTGRELATGHRELGGTGKTLGWNWEALGRHWGALRGTGGHWEGTGNWSQGTERELGDTGSYWEALGTGNGELGGTGGHWEGLGTVGCTGNWGLWDELGTVGCTGDWEPGTGRALGTGHRALGGTGQHWSHCWVPHGPPRAPDAWVPPHPLRPSPVGLLGPPSAAPFPVRLSGGPGRCAGRVELLHAGTWGTVCDDGWDARDAAVTCRQLGCGAALAAPGGAWFGEGTGPVWLSELRCRGHEERLERCRHRGWRPHVCAHREDAGVVCQGQHFQPIDDIESLWTPTVPTRVTTEPGPGGSPLLRLVGGPGRCAGRLELQHGGLWGTVCDDLWGLAAARVVCAQLGCGDPIAAPRGAFFGEGTGPVWLDDVRCRGDEGSLVECAAAPWGVSDCGHGEDAAVVCADELLPIDPHPMDPPPLPLWVSPPNWMSPPTRVSPPHTDVSPTSPGATRPKVGQEPGDTKKFDVGQGTGGGTRLKTGRDPGDTRSKVGRDPGDTRSKMGPDPVDTRSKMGQDPGGTRSKVGQDTGDSSSKMGRDPGDSRSNMGQDPGGTRSKMGQGPGDTRSKMGQDPGDTRSKMGQGPGDTRSKMGQDPGDTRSKVGRDPGDTRSKMGQDPVDTRSKVGRDPGDTRSKMGQDTGDTRSKVGQGPGDTRSKMGQDTGDTRSKVGQGPGDTRSKMGQDPGDTRSNMGQDPGGTRSKMGQDPRVTRYNMRQDPVGTRSKMGQDPGDTRSKVGRDPGDTRAKMGRDPSDTRSKVGQDPGGTRSNMGQDPRVARYKVGQDPGDTRSKMRQDPVDTRSKMGQGPGGTRSKVGQGPGDTRSKVGQDPGGTRSKVGQGPGDTRSKVGQGPGDTRSKMGQGPGDPTRSKPGRAPVVTPRVARPIAGRGPMNPSRTTQPKAERVLAAATQSSRKPMGRGAVGTLLAKVKARSGPAGVTQRGPSGAAQAGVGQEVVGTTTMATTMGVPGGGAMWGNQKLGEHGPEDSMRSTSSPSEPGPEGSMMITHPTTEPGPEGSMVTTHPTTEPGPEGSVMSTSSPSEPGPEDSMMSTSSPSEPGPEGSMVTTRPTAEPGPEGSMMSTSSPSEPGPEGSMMSTSSPSEPGSEGLMMTTAEPGPEGSMMSTSSPSEPGPEGSMVTTRPTAEPGPEGSMMSTSSPSEPGPEGSMVTTRPTAEPGPEGSMMSTSSPSEPGPEGLMMTTAEPGPEGSMMSTSSPAEPGPEGSMVTTHPPSEPGPDGATWGTRPTAEPGPEGSMMSTSSPAEAGPEGSMVTTHPPSEPGPDGATWGTRPTAEPGAEDSMMSTHPEEPGLDGATWRTRLGEEPDPEGSMMSTSPTSEPGPEGSVVSTSSPSEPGPEGSVMITRPTAEPGPEGPMMSTSSPSEPGPEGSVMTTRPTAEPGPEGPMMSTSSPSEPGQDGATLRTRLGDEPGPEGSMVTTRPTAEPGPEGPMMSTSSPAEPGPEGATWSTHPIEEPGPEGSMRSTSSPLEPDQDGATLRTRLGDKPDPEVSMMTTRPTSEPGPEGSMMTTRPISEPGLDGATWITRPTVEPGPEASMVTTHPTAEPGPEGPMMSTSSPSEPGPEGSVMTTPPTAEPIPEGSMVTTAETGSGSSMMSTSSPAETGPEGSTTTRAEPGPEGSLMTRTEPSPEGSMMSTSSPSEPGLEGPMMSTSSPSEPGLEGPMMSTSSPSEPGLEGPMMSTSSPSEPGSEGLMMTTAEPGPEGPMMSTSSPSEPGPEGSMMTTHPTAEPVPEGSMLTTAEPGPGSSMMNTSSPSEPGPEGSTMSTHSPSEPGQDGATLRTRPTAEQGPEGSMMTTRPTAEPGPEGPMMSTGSSSEPGPEGSMMSTRPTADLDGTSGSISGSGFRFPRPLLALLRELRGLRGEVRALTAELRHFRGGAWPHVTPPPRIESGGGGRGRDPCDLCDPCDPLSE; from the exons ATGGGgcgctggggggcactgggaggtactgggagggaactggcaACTGGTCAcagggaactgggaggcactgggaagacgctgggatggaactgggaggcactgggaagacACTGGGGGGCATTGagaggcactggggggcactgggagggcactgggaactGGTCACAGGGCACTGAGAGggaactgggggacactgggagctactgggaggcactgggaactGGTAAtggggaactgggaggcactggggggcactgggagggactgggaactGTGGGATGTACTGGGAACTGGGGACTGTGGGATGAACTGGGGACTGTGGGATGTACTGGGGATTGGGAACCGggaactgggagggcactgggaactggtcacagggcactgggagggactggtcaGCACTGGTCCCACTGCTGGGTGCCCCATGGGCCCCCCcgagccccggacgcctgggtcccccctcacccTCTCCGCCCGTCTCCAGTGGGGCTGCTGGGACCTCCCAGTGCAG CCCCGTTCCCGGTGCGGCTGTCGGGCGGCCCCGGGCGCTGCGCGGGACGCGTGGAGCTGCTGCACGCGGGGACGTGGGGGACGGTGTGCGACGACGGGTGGGACGCGCGGGACGCGGCGGTGACGTGCCGGCAGCTGGGCTGCGGGGCCGCGCTGGCCGCCCCCGGGGGCGCCTGGTTCGGCGAGGGGACGGGGCCGGTGTGGCTGAGCGAGCTGCGGTGCCGCGGCCACGAGGAGCGGCTGGAGCGGTGCCGGCACCGCGGGTGGCGCCCGCACGTCTGCGCGCACCGGGAGGACGCGGGGGTCGTGTGCCAGG GTCAGCATTTCCAGCCCATCGATGACATCGAGAGCCTCTGGACGCCCACGGTGCCAACCAGGGTCACCACGGAGCCCGGGCCGGGGG gtTCCCCCCTATTGCGCCTGGTTGGGGGTCCCGGTCGCTGCGCCGGGCGCCTGGAGCTGCAGcacggggggctgtggggcacggTGTGCGACGACCTGTGGGGTCTGGCGGCCGCCAGGGTGGTCTGCGCCCAATTAGGCTGCGGGGACCCCATCGCCGCCCCCCGCGGAGCCTTTTTCGGGGAGGGGACGGGGCCCGTGTGGTTGGACGACGTGCGGTGCCGCGGGGACGAGGGGTCGCTCGTGGAGTGCGCGGCGGCGCCATGGGGGGTCAGCGACTGCGGGCACGGGGAGGACGCGGCCGTGGTGTGCGCGG ATGAGCtgctccccattgacccccaccccATGGATCCCCCTCCCCTCCCGCTGTGGGTGTCACCCCCCAACTGGATGTCACCCCCCACCCGGGTGTCCCCACCCCACACAG atgtgtccccaacgtccccagggGCCACCAGACCCAAGGTGGGACAGGAACCAGGTGACACCAAGAAGTTCGATGTGGGACAAGGTACAGGTGGTGGCACCAGACTCAAGACGGGACGAGATCCAGGTGACACCAGATCTAAAGTGGGACGAGATCCAGGTGACACCAGGTCCAAGATGGGACCAGATCCAGTTGACACCAGGTCCAAGATGGGACAAGATCCTGGTGGCACCAGGTCCAAGGTGGGACAAGATACAGGTGACAGCAGCTCCAAGATGGGACGAGATCCAGGTGACAGCAGGTCCAACATGGGACAAGATCCTGGTGGCACCAGGTCCAAGATGGGACAAGGTCCAGGTGACACCAGGTCCAAGATGGGACAAGATCCTGGTGACACCAGGTCCAAGATGGGACAAGGTCCAGGTGACACCAGGTCCAAGATGGGACAAGATCCTGGTGACACCAGATCTAAAGTGGGACGAGATCCAGGTGACACCAGGTCAAAGATGGGACAAGATCCAGTTGACACCAGATCTAAAGTGGGACGAGATCCAGGTGACACCAGATCCAAGATGGGACAAGATACAGGTGACACCAGATCTAAAGTGGGACAAGGTCCAGGTGACACCAGGTCCAAGATGGGACAAGATACAGGTGACACCAGATCTAAAGTGGGACAAGGTCCAGGTGACACCAGATCCAAGATGGGACAAGATCCAGGTGACACCAGGTCCAACATGGGACAAGATCCTGGTGGCACCAGGTCCAAGATGGGACAAGATCCCCGTGTCACAAGGTACAACATGCGACAAGATCCAGTTGGCACCAGGTCCAAGATGGGACAAGATCCTGGTGACACCAGATCTAAAGTGGGACGAGATCCAGGTGACACTAGGGCTAAGATGGGACGAGATCCAAGTGACACCAGATCTAAAGTGGGACAAGATCCAGGTGGCACCAGGTCCAACATGGGACAAGATCCACGTGTCGCCAGGTACAAGGTGGGACAAGATCCAGGTGACACCAGATCCAAGATGAGACAAGACCCAGTTGACACCAGGTCCAAGATGGGACAAGGTCCTGGTGGCACCAGGTCCAAGGTGGGACAAGGTCCTGGTGACACCAGATCCAAGGTGGGACAAGATCCAGGTGGCACCAGGTCCAAGGTGGGACAAGGTCCTGGTGACACCAGGTCCAAGGTGGGACAAGGTCCTGGTGACACCAGATCCAAGATGGGACAAGGTCCAGGTGACCCCACCAGGTCCAAGCCGGGACGGGCTCCAGTTGTCACCCCCCGTGTCGCCCGTCCCATTGCAGGACGGGGTCCCATGAACCCATCACGGACCACCCAGCCCAAGGCCGAGCGGGTCCTGGCAGCTGCCACCCAGAGCTCCAGGAAACCAATGGGACGGGGGGCGGTTGGGACCTTGTTGGCCAAGGTCAAGGCCAGGAGTGGTCCGGCCGGTGTCACCCAACGGGGTCCCAGTGGAGCTGCTCAGGCTGGGGTGGGACAGGAGGTGGTTGGGaccaccaccatggccaccaccatgggggtcccaggaggtGGCGCCATGTGGGGTAACCAGAAGCTGGGAGAACATGGTCCAGAAGATTCCATGAGGAGCACAAGTTCTCCATcagaaccaggtccagaaggTTCCATGATGATCACACATCCCACCAcagaaccaggtccagaaggTTCCATGGTGACCACACATCCCACCAcagaaccaggtccagaaggttccgtgatgagcacaagttctccatcagaaccaggtccagaagattccatgatgagcacaagttctccatcagaaccaggtccagaaggTTCCATGGTGACCACACGTCCCACAGcagaaccaggtccagaaggTTCCATGATGAGCACAAGCTCTCCATcagaaccaggtccagaaggTTCCATGATGAGCACAAGTTCTCCATCAGAACCAGGTTCAGAAGGTTTGATGATGACCACAGcagaaccaggtccagaaggttccatgatgagcacaagttctccatcagaaccaggtccagaaggTTCCATGGTGACCACACGTCCCACAGcagaaccaggtccagaaggttccatgatgagcacaagttctccatcagaaccaggtccagaaggTTCCATGGTGACCACACGTCCCACAGcagaaccaggtccagaaggttccatgatgagcacaagttctccatcagaaccaggtccagaaggTTTGATGATGACCACAGcagaaccaggtccagaaggttccatgatgagcacaagttctccagcagaaccaggtccagaaggTTCCATGGTGACCACACATCCTCCATCAGAACCAGGTCCAGATGGTGCCACATGGGGCACACGTCCCACAGCAGAACCAG gtccagaaggTTCCATGATGAGCACAAGTTCTCCAGCAGAAGCAGGTCCAGAAGGTTCCATGGTGACCACACATCCTCCATCAGAACCAGGTCCAGATGGTGCCACATGGGGCACACGTCCCACAGCAGAACCAGGTGCAGAAGATTCAATGATGAGCACACATCCTGAAGAACCAGGTCTAGATGGTGCCACATGGAGGACACGTCTTGGAGAGGAACCTGATCCAGAAGGTTCCATGATGAGCACAAGTCCAACATCAGAACCTGGTCCAGAAGGGTCCGTGGTGAGCACAAGTTCTCCATcagaaccaggtccagaaggTTCTGTGATGATCACACGTCCCACAGcagaaccaggtccagaaggacccatgatgagcacaagttctccatcagaaccaggtccagaaggTTCTGTGATGACCACACGTCCCACAGcagaaccaggtccagaaggACCCATGATGAGCACAAGTTCTCCATCAGAACCTGGTCAGGATGGTGCCACATTGAGGACGCGTCTTGGAGATGAACCTGGTCCAGAAGGTTCCATGGTGACCACACGTCCCACGGcagaaccaggtccagaaggtcccatgatgagcacaagttctccagcagaaccaggtccagaaggTGCCACATGGAGTACACATCCCATAGAAGAACCGGGTCCAGAAGGTTCCATGAGGAGCACAAGTTCTCCATTAGAACCTGATCAGGATGGTGCCACATTGAGGACACGTCTTGGAGATAAACCTGATCCAGAAGTTTCCATGATGACCACACGTCCCACATcagaaccaggtccagaaggTTCCATGATGACCACACGTCCCATATCAGAACCAGGTCTAGATGGTGCCACATGGATCACACGTCCCACAGTAGAACCAGGTCCAGAAGCTTCCATGGTGACCACACATCCCACAGcagaaccaggtccagaaggTCCCATGATGAGCACAAGCTCTCCATcagaaccaggtccagaaggTTCCGTGATGACCACACCTCCCACAGCAGAACCCATTCCAGAAGGTTCCATGGTGACCACAGCAGAAACAGGTTCAGGAAGTTCCATGATGAGCACAAGTTCTCCAGCAGAAACAGGTCCAGAAGGTTCCACGACGACCAGAGcagaaccaggtccagaaggTTCCTTGATGACCAGAACAGAACCAAGTCCAGAAGGTTCCATGATGAGCACAAGTTCTCCATCAGAACCAGGTCTAGAAGGTCCCATGATGAGCACAAGTTCTCCATCAGAACCAGGTCTAGAAGGTCCCATGATGAGCACAAGTTCTCCATCAGAACCAGGTCTAGAAGGTCCCATGATGAGCACAAGTTCTCCATCAGAACCAGGTTCAGAAGGTTTGATGATGACCACAGcagaaccaggtccagaaggtcccatgatgagcacaagttctccgtcagaaccaggtccagaaggTTCCATGATGACCACACATCCCACAGCAGAACCCGTTCCAGAAGGTTCCATGTTGACCACAGCAGAACCAGGTCCAGGAAGTTCCATGATGAACACAAGTTCTCCATcagaaccaggtccagaaggTTCCACGATGAGCACACATTCTCCATCAGAACCTGGTCAGGATGGTGCCACATTGAGGACACGTCCCACAGCAGAACAAGGTCCAGAAGGCTCCATGATGACCACACGTCCCACAGcagaaccaggtccagaaggTCCCATGATGAGCACAGGTTCTTCATcagaaccaggtccagaaggTTCCATGATGAGCACACGTCCCACAGCAGATCTGGACG GAACGTCGGGTTCCATTTCCGGTTCCGGTTTCCGGTTCCCGCGCCCCCTGCTGGCGCTGCTGCGGGAgctgcgggggctgcggggggaggtGCGCGCGCTCACGGCCGAGCTGCGTCACTTCCGGGGCGGGGCCTGGCCGCACGTGACCCCGCCCCCCAGAATTGAGTCGGGGGGTGGTGGGAGGGGTCGTGACCCCTGTGACCTctgtgacccctgtgaccccctgagCGAATAA